Proteins from a genomic interval of Medicago truncatula cultivar Jemalong A17 chromosome 3, MtrunA17r5.0-ANR, whole genome shotgun sequence:
- the LOC25491060 gene encoding nardilysin-like, producing the protein MALLSLPYFSLTLLSLSYLSCSKHSVRVQKTKPNKTLITIVAPKHSLSPFRFSTDKESMGLKGAPAAATTAATAAVALSSSDDVIVKSPNDNRLYRLVHLKNGLQALIVHDPEIYPEGAPKDGSIDEDDEEEDDEDEEDDEEDDDEGEDDEDEEEEDEDEEDVEGREGGKGAANQSKKAAAAMCVGIGSFSDPNEAQGLAHFLEHMLFMGSDEFPDENEYDSYLSKHGGSSNAYTETEYTCYHFDVKREYLKGALRRFSQFFISPLVKAEAMEREVQAVDSEFNQVLQSDACRLQQLQCHTSTPNHPLNKFFWGNKKSLADAMEKGIDLREQILKLYKDYYHGGLMKLVVIGGESLDVLESWVVELFGAVKKGPQVNPKFTVEGPIWKPGKIYRLEAVKDVHTLDLSWTLPSLHQEYLKKPEDYLAHLLGHEGRGSLLSFLKAKGWASSLSAGVGDDGVYRSSIAYVFVMSLHLTDSGVEKIFDIIGFVYQYLNLLRQNSPQEWIFKEIQNIGNMEFRFAEEQPQDDYAAELAENLKFYPSEDVIYGDYVYKTWDEQLIKQVLGFFVPENMRVDVVSKLVHKSEDFQHEPWFGSRYVEEDIPQDLIELWRNPQEIDASLHLPSKNEFIPSDFSIRAGGACDGDFENSTSPRCIVDEALIKFWYKLDSTFRVPRANTYFRINLKGGYDNAKSCVLSELFIHLLKDELNEIIYQASIAKLETSVAYVGDMLELKVYGFNEKLSVLLSKVLSTARSFMPTDDRYQVIKEDMKRALKNSNMKPLSHSSYLRLQVLCESFYDVDEKLQYLNDLLLDDLKAFIPELRSQLYIEGLCHGNLSEEEAVNISNIFKTNFPVKPLPIKSRHAERVICFPSNANLVRDINVKNKLEKNSVIELYFQIEEDLGLGSTKLKALIDLFDEIVEEPLFNQLRTKEQLGYVVECSPRVTYRVFGFCFCIQSAEYNPVYLQGRVESFINGLEELLDGLDDDSFENYKSGLMGKLLEKDPSLTYESNRLWNQIVDKRYIFDISKKEAEELKNISKNDVIEWYKTYLKQSSPKCRRLLVRVWGCNTDMKDAEAPSKSVHVITDPVAFKKQSKFYPSFC; encoded by the exons ATGGCTTTACTCTCTCTCCCTTATTTCTCTCTCACATTGCTCTCTCTCTCCTATCTCTCTTGTTCCAAACACAGTGTTAGAGTCCaaaaaactaaaccaaacaaaaccttaATTACTATTGTTGCTCCTAAACACTCACTTTCTCCTTTTCGATTTTCGACTGACAAAGAGAGTATGGGATTGAAGGGTGCTCCCGCCGCCGCCACCACGGCCGCCACTGCCGCGGTTGCTTTGTCTTCATCTGACGACGTTATTGTCAAGTCTCCGAACGATAATCGTTTATACCGTCTTGTTCATCTGAAAAATGGGCTTCAAGCTTTGATTGTTCATGATCCTGAGATTTATCCTGAAGGCGCTCCAAAAGATGGTtcaattgatgaagatgatgaggaagaagatgatgaagatgaggaggatgatgaagaagatgatgatgagggtgaagatgatgaggatgaagaagaagaggatgaagatgaagaagatgtaGAAGGAAGAGAAGGAGGAAAGGGTGCTGCAAATCAAAGCAAaaag GCTGCAGCAGCTATGTGTGTAGGAATTGGCAGCTTTTCTGACCCGAATGAAGCACAAGGGCTAGCTCATTTTTTAG AACACATGCTCTTCATGGGGAGTGATGAATTTccagatgaaaatgag tACGATAGCTATTTGTCCAAGCATGGTGGCTCTTCAAACGCATACACAGAAACTGAATATACCTGCTACCATTTTGATGTGAAGCGTGAGTATCTGAAGGGCGCATTGAGAAG attttCTCAgttttttatatctcctcttgtAAAAGCGGAGGCTATGGAGCGAGAAGTACAAGCAGTGGATTCAG AATTTAACCAGGTTTTACAAAGCGATGCTTGCCGTCTTCAACAACTTCAGTGCCATACTTCTACACCCAATCATCCTTTGAATAAATTCTTTTGGG GGAATAAAAAGAGCCTGGCTGATGCAATGGAGAAGGGTATTGATTTGCGGGAGCAAATATTGAAATTATACAAGGATTATTATCATGGTGGATTAATGAAGCTTGTTGTTATTGGTGGAG AGTCTTTGGATGTGCTTGAGAGTTGGGTTGTGGAACTATTTGGTGCTGTCAAAAAGGGTCCTCAGGTAAACCCAAAGTTCACAGTGGAAGGTCCAATATGGAAACCTGGTAAAATTTATCGGCTGGAAGCGGTCAAAGATGTTCATACCCTCGACTTATCTTGGACCCTGCCTAGTCTACACCAGGAGTATCTAAAGAAACCAGAGGATTATTTGGCTCATCTCCTTGGTCACG AGGGCAGGGGAAGTTTGCTTTCTTTTCTCAAGGCTAAAGGATGGGCTTCATCTCTATCGGCTGGTGTTGGGGATGATGGAGTTTATCGTTCATCGATAGCTTATGTCTTTGTCATGTCCTTACACCTCACTGACTCTGGTGTAGAGAAG ATCTTTGATATTATTGGCTTTGTCTATCAATACCTTAATTTGTTGCGTCAAAATTCTCCACAAGAATGGATATTTAAGGAAATTCAGAATATCGGAAACATGGAATTCAGATTTGCGGAAGAGCAACCTCAGGATGATTATGCTGCAGAGCTTGCAG aaaatttgaaattctatCCATCGGAGGATGTCATTTATGGTGACTATGTGTACAAGACATGGGATGAACAACTGATAAAACAAGTTCTTGGTTTTTTCGTTCCTGAAAACATGAGAGTAGACGTTGTGTCAAAGTTGGTTCATAAGTCAGAAG ATTTCCAACATGAACCCTGGTTTGGTTCACGTTATGTTGAAGAAGATATCCCTCAAGATTTGATAGAGTTATGGAGAAATCCTCAAGAAATTGATGCCTCACTGCATCTTCCATCCAAGAATGAGTTTATTCCAAGCGACTTTTCTATACGAGCTGGTGGCGCATGTGATGGTGATTTTGAAAATTCGACTTCCCCTAGATGTATAGTTGATGAAGCTTTGATAAAATTTTGGTATAAGCTAGATAGTACTTTCAGAGTTCCTCGAGCCAATACATATTTTCGAATCAACTTGAAGGGTGGATATGATAATGCAAAGAGTTGTGTATTGTCTGAATTGTTCATTCACCTTCTTAAAGACGAGTTGAATGAAATCATATACCAG GCTAGTATTGCCAAGTTAGAAACTTCTGTCGCTTATGTTGGTGATATGCTTGAGCTAAAGGTCTATGGTTTCAATGAGAAGCTATCTGTTCTCTTATCAAAGGTTTTGTCAACTGCTAGATCTTTTATGCCAACTGATGATCGATATCAG GTAATAAAAGAAGATATGAAGAGAGCTTTAAAGAACTCCAACATGAAGCCTCTAAGCCATTCATCATATTTGAGATTGCAAGTTTTGTGTGAGAgcttttatgatgttgatgagAAGCTGCAATATCTAAATGATTTATTGCTTGATGATCTGAAAGCATTTATCCCCGAGCTTCGCTCACAG TTATATATTGAGGGTCTATGCCATGGAAATTTGTCAGAAGAAGAAGCGGTAAACATATCCAATATATTTAAGACGAATTTTCCCGTAAAGCCACTCCCTATCAAGTCCAGGCATGCTGAGCGTGTAATTTGCTTCCCTTCCAATGCCAATTTAGTTAGAGATATAAATGTGAAGAACAAGTTGGAAAAAAACTCTGTGATCGAG CTTTATTTTCAAATTGAAGAAGATCTTGGACTGGGATCAACCAAGTTGAAAGCTCTGATCGatctttttgatgaaattgtCGAGGAACCACTTTTTAATCAGCTGAG GACAAAGGAGCAGCTTGGTTATGTTGTTGAATGTAGCCCACGAGTAACATACCGTGTTTTTGGGTTTTGTTTCTGTATTCAATCAGCCGAGTACAACCCAGTGTACTTGCAAGGCAGAGTTGAAAGCTTCATAAATGGCTTGGAAGAATTGTTG GATGGCCTTGATGATGATTCCTTTGAGAATTATAAAAGTGGCTTAATGGGAAAGCTGTTGGAGAAAGATCCATCACTCACATATGAAAGCAATAGACTGTGGAATCAGATTGTTGATAAAAG GTACATTTTTGACATATCAAAGAAGGAAGCTGAAGAACTAAAGAACATAAGCAAGAATGATGTTATTGAGTGGTACAAGACGTATTTGAAACAATCGTCTCCCAAGTGTCGAAGACTACTCGTTCGGGTATGGGGTTGCAACACAGATATGAAGGATGCTGAAGCACCATCCAAATCTGTGCATGTCATAACAGATCCAGTAGCTTTTAAGAAGCAATCCAAATTTTATCCTAGcttttgttaa